One window of Burkholderia cepacia GG4 genomic DNA carries:
- a CDS encoding LysR substrate-binding domain-containing protein, producing MDLRHLRYFLAVAEEGHFGRAAERLHIVQPALSAQIRALEDELGTALFERSTRKVALTDAGRLLVTEARRTLEQAERTKTVVQRAARGETGVVRIGFVGNAVATGRLSDDLIAFHAAWPNVALDLHEMAPAAQQDAILAGRLDIGYCPAFGTDVEAKLAVRTVGSWAWDVMMSDRHPLAKRRSVSVAALADEPFIFYAADGDDEGQLAILRRVLGKTPHIAHKVSSTLSVLALTGAGLGVALVPAPLSRIAAPNIVYRKLTGSVPGSELVVLSRIGGEWGAVQQYLAMLGGRAV from the coding sequence ATGGACCTTCGTCATTTGCGTTACTTCCTCGCGGTTGCCGAAGAGGGGCATTTCGGCCGGGCGGCGGAGCGGCTGCATATCGTGCAGCCCGCGCTGAGCGCGCAGATCCGCGCGCTCGAGGACGAACTGGGAACCGCGCTGTTCGAGCGCAGCACGCGCAAGGTGGCGCTGACCGACGCCGGCCGGCTGCTCGTGACCGAAGCACGGCGCACGCTCGAACAGGCCGAGCGCACGAAGACGGTGGTGCAGCGCGCGGCGCGCGGCGAGACGGGCGTGGTGCGGATCGGCTTCGTCGGCAATGCGGTCGCGACCGGGCGGCTGTCCGACGACTTGATCGCGTTTCACGCGGCCTGGCCGAACGTGGCGCTCGACCTGCACGAAATGGCGCCGGCCGCGCAGCAGGACGCGATCCTCGCCGGCCGGCTCGACATTGGCTATTGCCCGGCCTTCGGCACGGACGTCGAGGCGAAGCTGGCCGTGCGGACGGTCGGTAGCTGGGCGTGGGACGTGATGATGAGCGACCGGCATCCGCTCGCGAAGCGGCGCTCGGTGAGCGTCGCGGCGCTCGCGGACGAGCCGTTCATTTTCTATGCCGCCGACGGCGACGACGAAGGGCAGCTGGCGATCCTGCGGCGGGTGCTCGGCAAGACGCCGCACATCGCGCACAAGGTGAGCAGCACGCTGTCCGTGCTGGCGTTGACGGGGGCCGGTCTCGGCGTGGCGCTGGTGCCGGCGCCGCTCAGCCGGATCGCGGCGCCGAACATCGTCTACCGGAAACTCACCGGCAGCGTGCCGGGTTCCGAACTCGTCGTGCTCAGCCGGATCGGCGGGGAATGGGGAGCGGTACAGCAGTATCTGGCGATGCTGGGCGGGCGCGCTGTGTAA
- the hndA gene encoding 2-hydroxy-1-naphthoic acid nonoxidative decarboxylase, whose translation MSGRNRIDVHQHVVPPFWADALPAHGGDPSGWGSPTWSPEAALAFMDSLEIQTGVLSLTAPGVQGWNGQAKRDMARQVNEYVAGLVAQWPTRFGNFATLPLPDVDGALAEIDHAFDALNADGVVLLSNYGGVYLGDAAFEPVWDALDRRHAVVFIHPAKPAIDVLPGMPGPLLDYPFDTTRTALQLVLNGVVARHPNVRIILSHAGGFLPYTAYRFAELAPGVRNDVPDRDGLLDLLRTFYFDTALSSPSALPSLTAFAQSDRVLYGSDFPYAPPSVSTSFTAAQDAYAALDAGRHTALNRSNALPLFPRLAALAR comes from the coding sequence ATGTCCGGCCGCAACCGCATCGATGTCCACCAGCATGTCGTCCCGCCGTTCTGGGCCGACGCCCTGCCCGCGCACGGCGGCGATCCGTCCGGCTGGGGTAGCCCCACCTGGAGCCCGGAAGCCGCGCTCGCGTTCATGGATTCGCTGGAGATCCAGACCGGCGTGCTGTCGCTGACCGCGCCGGGCGTGCAGGGCTGGAACGGCCAGGCGAAGCGCGACATGGCGCGTCAGGTGAACGAATACGTGGCCGGCCTCGTCGCGCAATGGCCGACCCGCTTCGGCAACTTCGCGACGCTGCCGCTGCCTGACGTCGACGGCGCGCTCGCCGAAATCGACCATGCGTTCGACGCGCTGAACGCCGACGGTGTCGTGCTGCTCAGCAACTACGGCGGCGTCTATCTCGGCGATGCGGCATTCGAACCCGTCTGGGACGCACTCGATCGCCGCCACGCGGTGGTGTTCATTCATCCGGCCAAGCCCGCGATCGACGTATTGCCGGGGATGCCCGGCCCACTGCTCGACTACCCGTTCGATACGACGCGCACCGCGTTGCAGCTCGTGCTCAACGGCGTGGTCGCGCGCCACCCGAACGTGCGCATCATCCTGTCGCACGCCGGCGGCTTCCTGCCGTACACCGCGTACCGCTTTGCCGAACTCGCGCCGGGCGTGCGCAACGACGTGCCGGATCGCGACGGGCTGCTCGACCTGCTGCGCACGTTCTACTTCGATACCGCGCTGTCGTCGCCGTCGGCGCTGCCGAGCCTCACGGCGTTCGCGCAATCCGACCGCGTGCTGTACGGCAGCGACTTCCCGTACGCGCCGCCGTCGGTCAGCACGTCGTTCACCGCGGCGCAGGATGCGTATGCCGCGCTGGACGCCGGCCGCCACACCGCACTCAACCGTTCGAACGCACTGCCGCTGTTCCCGCGGCTCGCCGCACTCGCGCGGTAA
- a CDS encoding SphA family protein: MKRKAAFGVVSLAACAGMALSTGAWATEGGGDTIGEGAEAFFAGALPPAGLYALLYYTHYHAPRFNDSHGNGAVPGFKLDADVLIPRVVWMSNLSVLGGRYGAYAVLPMEHLALDAGGASFDRTNLGDLIVSPALIAWGSGALRTVAAIEFVFPTGQYDAHAALNTGKNYYTARPVFGVSWLPNDKVELSAKMTYSFNSPNNDTHYHSGNLFHIDYSASYAVTPKARVGLSGYFVKQTTDDMQNGQPAAGDGFRGQVFAIGPGFRYQFGKVSLEARVVKEFFVRNRPAGEAVWAKAVIPF; this comes from the coding sequence ATGAAACGAAAGGCTGCATTCGGAGTGGTCTCGCTCGCCGCGTGCGCGGGCATGGCGTTGAGCACCGGTGCATGGGCGACGGAGGGCGGCGGCGACACGATCGGCGAGGGCGCGGAAGCGTTCTTCGCCGGTGCGCTGCCGCCAGCCGGGCTGTACGCGTTGCTGTACTACACGCATTACCATGCGCCGCGCTTCAACGATTCGCACGGTAATGGCGCGGTGCCGGGTTTCAAGCTCGATGCCGACGTGCTGATTCCGCGCGTGGTCTGGATGTCGAACCTGTCGGTGCTCGGCGGGCGCTACGGCGCGTATGCGGTGCTGCCGATGGAGCATTTGGCGCTGGATGCGGGCGGCGCGTCGTTCGACCGCACCAATCTCGGCGACCTGATCGTCAGCCCCGCGCTGATCGCCTGGGGCTCGGGCGCGCTGCGCACCGTCGCGGCGATCGAGTTCGTGTTTCCGACCGGGCAGTACGACGCGCATGCTGCGCTGAACACCGGCAAGAACTACTACACCGCGCGGCCGGTGTTCGGCGTGTCGTGGCTGCCGAACGACAAGGTCGAGCTGTCCGCGAAGATGACCTACAGCTTCAATTCGCCGAACAACGACACCCATTACCACTCGGGGAACCTGTTCCACATCGACTACTCGGCGAGCTATGCGGTCACGCCCAAGGCGCGTGTCGGGCTGTCGGGCTACTTCGTCAAGCAGACCACCGACGACATGCAGAACGGGCAGCCGGCCGCGGGCGACGGTTTTCGCGGACAGGTGTTCGCGATCGGGCCCGGTTTCCGTTACCAGTTCGGCAAGGTCAGTCTGGAGGCGCGCGTCGTGAAGGAGTTCTTCGTGCGCAACCGGCCGGCCGGCGAGGCCGTGTGGGCGAAGGCCGTCATCCCGTTCTGA
- a CDS encoding alpha/beta fold hydrolase: protein MSTNPELGRRIIAGGLDTNYHDLGDGPPVLLIHGSGPGVTAYANWRLTMPALATQFRVIAPDMAGFGETERPRGYAYSMDNWVDHALGLLDALGVERAHVIGNSFGGALALALAIRAPDRVGRLVLMGAAGTRFTLTEGLDAVWGYTPSIANMRGLLDIFAFDRTLVNDDLAKLRYDASVRPGYQEAFANMFPAPRQRWVDALASDDAKLRALTHDTLIVHGREDRVIPLESSTKLLELLPNAQLHVFGRCGHWTQIEHAARFNRLVIEHFNE from the coding sequence ATGTCAACCAATCCTGAACTGGGCCGCCGGATCATCGCCGGGGGGCTCGACACCAACTATCACGACCTTGGCGACGGGCCGCCCGTGCTGCTGATCCACGGCTCGGGGCCGGGCGTCACGGCCTACGCGAACTGGCGGCTCACGATGCCCGCGCTCGCCACGCAGTTTCGCGTGATCGCGCCGGACATGGCCGGATTCGGCGAAACCGAACGGCCGCGCGGCTACGCGTATTCGATGGACAACTGGGTCGATCACGCGCTCGGCCTGCTCGATGCGCTCGGCGTCGAACGCGCGCACGTGATCGGCAATTCGTTCGGCGGCGCACTGGCGCTCGCGCTGGCGATCCGCGCACCCGATCGGGTCGGGCGGCTGGTGCTGATGGGCGCGGCGGGCACGCGCTTCACGCTGACCGAAGGGCTCGACGCCGTGTGGGGCTACACGCCGTCGATCGCGAACATGCGCGGCCTGCTGGACATCTTCGCGTTCGATCGCACGCTCGTGAACGACGATCTCGCGAAGCTGCGCTACGACGCGAGCGTGCGGCCCGGCTACCAGGAGGCGTTCGCGAACATGTTTCCCGCGCCGCGCCAGCGCTGGGTCGACGCGCTCGCGAGCGACGACGCGAAACTGCGCGCGCTGACGCACGACACGCTGATCGTCCACGGGCGCGAGGATCGCGTGATTCCGCTCGAAAGCTCGACGAAGCTGCTCGAGCTGCTGCCGAACGCGCAGCTGCACGTGTTCGGCCGCTGCGGGCACTGGACGCAGATCGAGCATGCGGCCCGCTTCAATCGGCTCGTGATCGAGCACTTCAACGAGTAA
- a CDS encoding 2-hydroxymuconate tautomerase, whose protein sequence is MPVAHLYILEGRDDDKKERLIAEVTEAIHRSLDAPVESVRVIITEMPKAHFGIGGQSAKKRGR, encoded by the coding sequence GTGCCGGTAGCACATCTGTACATCCTGGAAGGCCGTGACGACGACAAGAAGGAACGCCTGATCGCCGAGGTCACCGAAGCCATCCATCGCTCGCTCGACGCACCGGTCGAATCGGTGCGCGTGATCATCACCGAGATGCCGAAAGCGCATTTCGGGATCGGCGGGCAGAGCGCGAAAAAGCGCGGGCGCTGA
- the dmpH gene encoding 2-oxo-3-hexenedioate decarboxylase, with amino-acid sequence MNLSTETIESLAAHLDDCMREARDTPKITDRHPEMDWDDAYAVQDTMRRRQLARGARIVGYKAGLTSHAKMRQMGVDTPVFGFLTDIYDLPDGGECDTAALIHPKVEPEIAFVTKAELTGPGCHIGAVLAATDFVVAGIEVIDSRYRDFKFDLKSVVADNTSAARFVVGGRPLAVEGVDLRTLGIVLEKNGLPVAFGAGAAVLGHPAAAIAMLANHLGARGESIPAGSLILSGGITEAVAVEAGDSVTLRVQDIGSVGLRFI; translated from the coding sequence ATGAACCTGTCGACCGAAACGATAGAGTCGCTTGCCGCGCATCTCGACGACTGCATGCGCGAGGCGCGCGACACGCCGAAGATCACCGACCGTCATCCGGAGATGGACTGGGACGACGCGTACGCGGTTCAGGACACGATGCGCCGCCGGCAGCTCGCGCGCGGCGCGCGGATCGTCGGCTACAAGGCCGGCCTGACGTCGCACGCGAAGATGCGGCAGATGGGCGTCGACACACCCGTGTTCGGCTTTCTGACTGACATTTACGACCTGCCCGACGGCGGCGAATGCGACACGGCCGCGCTGATCCATCCGAAGGTGGAACCGGAGATCGCGTTCGTGACGAAGGCCGAACTGACGGGGCCCGGCTGCCATATCGGCGCGGTGCTTGCGGCGACCGACTTCGTCGTCGCCGGGATCGAGGTGATCGACAGCCGCTATCGCGATTTCAAGTTCGACCTGAAGAGCGTGGTGGCCGACAACACGTCGGCCGCGCGCTTCGTCGTCGGCGGCCGCCCGCTGGCGGTCGAGGGCGTCGACCTGCGCACGCTCGGCATCGTGCTCGAGAAGAACGGGCTACCGGTCGCGTTCGGTGCCGGCGCGGCGGTGCTCGGGCATCCGGCCGCCGCGATCGCGATGCTCGCGAATCACCTGGGCGCGCGCGGCGAATCGATTCCGGCGGGCAGCCTGATCCTGTCGGGCGGCATCACGGAAGCCGTGGCCGTCGAAGCCGGCGACAGCGTGACGCTGCGCGTGCAGGACATCGGCTCGGTCGGCCTGCGATTCATCTGA
- the dmpG gene encoding 4-hydroxy-2-oxovalerate aldolase — protein MNLKGKRITVHDMTLRDGMHPKRHQMTLDQMRSIASGLDAAGVPLIEVTHGDGLGGSSVNYGFPAHTDAEYLGAVIPLLKRAKVSALLLPGIGTVDHLKEAHALGVHTIRVATHCTEADVSEQHITMARKLDMDTVGFLMMSHMNSPEGLVKQAKLMESYGANCIYITDSAGYMLPDDVKARLGAVRDALQPATELGFHGHHNLAMGVANSIAAIEAGANRIDGAAAGLGAGAGNTPLEVFVAVCERMGIETGVDVWKIQDVAEDLVVPMMDFPIRIDRDALTLGYAGVYGSFLLFAKRAGEKYGIPARDILVELGRRGMVGGQEDMIEDTALTLAKARAAQAKREAA, from the coding sequence ATGAATCTCAAAGGCAAACGAATCACCGTCCACGACATGACGCTGCGTGACGGCATGCACCCGAAGCGTCACCAGATGACGCTCGACCAGATGCGCTCGATCGCGAGCGGGCTCGACGCGGCCGGCGTGCCGCTGATCGAAGTCACGCACGGGGACGGCCTCGGCGGCTCGTCGGTGAACTACGGCTTTCCCGCGCATACCGACGCGGAATACCTCGGCGCGGTGATCCCGCTGCTGAAGCGGGCGAAGGTGTCGGCGCTGCTGCTGCCGGGCATCGGCACCGTCGACCACCTGAAGGAAGCGCACGCGCTCGGCGTGCATACGATCCGCGTCGCGACGCACTGTACCGAGGCGGACGTGTCCGAGCAGCACATCACGATGGCGCGCAAGCTCGACATGGATACCGTCGGCTTCCTGATGATGAGCCACATGAACAGCCCGGAAGGACTCGTGAAGCAGGCGAAGCTGATGGAGTCGTACGGCGCGAACTGCATCTACATCACCGATTCGGCCGGCTACATGCTGCCCGACGACGTGAAGGCGCGCCTGGGCGCGGTGCGCGACGCGCTGCAGCCGGCGACCGAACTCGGCTTTCACGGTCACCACAACCTCGCGATGGGCGTCGCGAACTCGATCGCCGCGATCGAGGCCGGTGCGAACCGGATCGACGGTGCGGCGGCCGGGCTCGGCGCCGGCGCGGGCAACACGCCGCTTGAAGTGTTCGTCGCCGTCTGCGAGCGAATGGGCATCGAGACCGGCGTCGACGTGTGGAAGATCCAGGACGTCGCGGAGGATCTCGTCGTGCCGATGATGGACTTCCCGATCCGCATCGACCGCGACGCGCTGACGCTCGGCTATGCGGGCGTGTACGGCTCGTTCCTGCTGTTCGCGAAGCGCGCGGGCGAAAAGTACGGGATTCCGGCCCGTGACATCCTCGTCGAGCTCGGTCGGCGCGGCATGGTTGGCGGGCAGGAGGACATGATCGAGGACACCGCGCTGACGCTCGCGAAGGCGCGCGCGGCGCAAGCGAAGCGGGAGGCCGCATGA
- a CDS encoding acetaldehyde dehydrogenase (acetylating), with the protein MTRKIRCALIGPGNIGTDLLAKLMRSPVLEPVWMVGIDADSDGLKRARELGLKTTADGVDGLLPHVQADGVQIAFDATSAYVHAENSRKLNALGVLMIDLTPAAIGPYCVPPVNLKDHIGSGEMNVNMVTCGGQATIPMVRAISRVQPVAYGEIVATVSSRSVGPGTRKNIDEFTRTTAAAVAQVGGAKEGKAIIVINPADPPLIMRDTVHCLTESTPDEGRIVESVHAMITDVQRYVPGYRLVNGPVFDGNRVSVYLEVEGLGDYLPKYAGNLDIMTAAAARTAEMFAEELLAGRLTLASAAQAAA; encoded by the coding sequence ATGACCCGAAAGATCCGTTGCGCGCTGATCGGCCCTGGCAACATCGGTACCGACCTGCTCGCCAAGCTGATGCGCAGCCCCGTGCTCGAACCCGTGTGGATGGTCGGCATCGATGCCGATTCCGACGGCCTGAAGCGCGCCCGAGAACTCGGCCTCAAGACCACCGCCGACGGCGTCGACGGCCTGCTGCCGCACGTGCAGGCCGACGGCGTGCAGATTGCGTTCGACGCGACGAGCGCGTATGTCCACGCGGAGAACAGCCGCAAGCTCAACGCGCTCGGCGTGCTGATGATCGACCTGACGCCGGCCGCGATCGGCCCGTACTGCGTGCCGCCCGTCAATCTGAAGGACCACATCGGCTCCGGCGAGATGAACGTGAACATGGTCACGTGCGGCGGCCAGGCGACGATTCCGATGGTGCGCGCGATTTCGCGCGTGCAGCCGGTCGCATACGGCGAGATCGTCGCGACCGTGTCGTCGCGCTCGGTCGGCCCCGGCACCCGCAAGAACATCGACGAATTCACGCGCACGACGGCCGCGGCCGTTGCGCAGGTCGGCGGCGCGAAAGAGGGCAAGGCGATCATCGTGATCAACCCGGCCGATCCGCCGCTGATCATGCGCGACACCGTGCATTGCCTGACGGAGAGCACGCCCGACGAAGGGCGCATCGTCGAATCGGTGCACGCGATGATCACCGACGTGCAGCGCTACGTGCCGGGCTACCGGCTCGTCAACGGGCCGGTGTTCGACGGCAACCGCGTGTCGGTCTATCTCGAGGTCGAGGGCCTCGGCGACTACCTGCCGAAATATGCCGGCAACCTCGACATCATGACGGCCGCCGCCGCGCGCACGGCCGAGATGTTCGCCGAGGAACTGCTGGCCGGCCGCCTCACGCTGGCGTCGGCCGCGCAGGCAGCAGCCTGA
- the dmpE gene encoding 2-oxopent-4-enoate hydratase yields MESTLITTLGDRLYDAMTSRVPVAPLTSQHEDLSVDDAYRIQQRFVQRRLDAGETVIGKKIGVTSKAVMDMLGVYQPDFGYLLSGMVHGEGACIALDTLIQPKAEGEIAFVLKRDLLGPGVTNAMVLAATECVMPCFEIVDSRIRDWKIRIGDTVADNASCGVFVLGDRAVSMHSVDLSTCGMVLEKNGDVIGTGAGAAALGSPVNAVAWLANTLGRLGIPLKAGEVILSGALAAMAPVGPGDNFRVSIGGIGACSVRFA; encoded by the coding sequence ATGGAATCCACGTTGATTACCACGCTGGGCGACCGGCTGTACGACGCGATGACATCGCGCGTGCCCGTCGCGCCGCTGACGTCGCAGCATGAGGACCTGTCGGTCGACGACGCGTACCGGATCCAGCAGCGCTTCGTGCAGCGCCGCCTGGACGCCGGCGAGACCGTCATCGGCAAGAAGATCGGCGTCACGTCGAAGGCGGTGATGGACATGCTCGGCGTCTACCAGCCCGACTTCGGCTACCTGCTGTCCGGCATGGTGCACGGCGAGGGCGCGTGCATCGCGCTCGACACGCTGATCCAGCCGAAGGCCGAAGGCGAGATCGCGTTCGTGCTGAAACGCGACCTGCTCGGCCCGGGCGTGACGAACGCGATGGTGCTGGCGGCGACCGAATGCGTGATGCCGTGCTTCGAGATCGTCGATTCGCGCATCCGCGACTGGAAGATCCGGATCGGCGACACGGTGGCCGACAACGCGTCGTGCGGCGTGTTCGTGCTCGGCGACCGCGCGGTGAGCATGCACAGCGTCGATCTGTCGACCTGCGGGATGGTGCTCGAGAAAAACGGCGACGTGATCGGCACCGGTGCCGGCGCGGCCGCGCTCGGCTCGCCGGTGAACGCGGTCGCGTGGCTCGCCAATACGCTCGGCCGCCTCGGCATTCCGCTGAAGGCCGGCGAAGTGATCCTGTCCGGCGCGCTCGCCGCGATGGCGCCGGTCGGACCCGGCGACAACTTCCGCGTGTCGATCGGCGGGATCGGCGCGTGTTCGGTGCGGTTCGCGTGA
- a CDS encoding 2-hydroxymuconic semialdehyde dehydrogenase — protein sequence MYDTEPIAATRGPAGGQPDLRLVRNFIDGDYRAGERWFDKHSPLDNALIARVAEASRADVDAAVQAARAALAGPWGGLTVAQRVELLYAVADGITRRFDDFLEAEVADTGKPVSLASHIDIPRGAANFKVFADVVKNVPGETFEMATPDGAGALNYAIRRPVGVVGVICPWNLPLLLMTWKVGPALACGNTVVVKPSEETPQTAALLGEVMNAAGVPRGVYNVVHGFGPGSAGEFLTTHPGVNAITFTGETRTGAAIMKAAADGARPVSLEMGGKNAAIVFADCDFDAAVESTLRSCFANAGQVCLGTERVYVERPLFERFVAALKAGAEQLRPGRPEAESTGLGPLISQAHRDKVLSYYRKAAELGATVVTGGGVPDMPDDLRGGAWVQPTIWTGLGDDSPIARDEIFGPCTLVMPFDSEAEVIGRANANAYGLSTAIWTTNLSRAHRVAASIDVGIAWVNSWFLRDLRTAFGGAKQSGIGREGGVHSLEFYTELRNVCIKL from the coding sequence ATGTACGACACCGAACCCATTGCCGCGACACGCGGCCCCGCCGGCGGGCAGCCGGACCTGCGGCTCGTCCGCAACTTCATCGACGGCGACTATCGCGCGGGCGAACGCTGGTTCGACAAGCATTCGCCGCTCGACAACGCGCTGATCGCCCGGGTGGCCGAAGCGAGCCGCGCCGATGTCGACGCGGCGGTACAGGCGGCCCGCGCGGCGCTGGCGGGGCCGTGGGGCGGCCTGACCGTCGCGCAGCGCGTCGAGCTTCTGTATGCCGTGGCCGACGGCATCACGCGCCGCTTCGACGATTTCCTCGAAGCGGAGGTGGCCGACACCGGCAAGCCGGTGAGCCTCGCGAGCCATATCGACATCCCGCGCGGCGCCGCGAACTTCAAGGTGTTCGCCGACGTGGTGAAGAACGTGCCGGGCGAAACCTTCGAAATGGCGACGCCGGACGGCGCGGGCGCGCTCAACTACGCCATCCGTCGGCCGGTCGGCGTGGTCGGCGTGATCTGCCCGTGGAACCTGCCGCTGCTGTTGATGACCTGGAAGGTCGGGCCCGCGCTCGCGTGCGGCAACACGGTGGTCGTGAAGCCGTCGGAGGAGACGCCGCAGACGGCCGCGCTGCTCGGCGAAGTGATGAACGCGGCGGGCGTGCCGCGCGGCGTCTACAACGTCGTGCACGGCTTCGGGCCGGGCTCGGCCGGCGAATTCCTGACGACGCATCCGGGCGTGAACGCGATCACGTTCACCGGCGAGACGCGCACCGGCGCGGCCATCATGAAGGCCGCGGCCGACGGTGCGCGCCCCGTCAGTCTCGAGATGGGCGGCAAGAACGCGGCGATCGTGTTCGCCGATTGTGATTTCGACGCAGCCGTCGAGAGCACGTTGCGCTCGTGCTTCGCGAACGCGGGGCAGGTTTGCCTCGGCACCGAGCGCGTGTATGTCGAGCGGCCGCTGTTCGAGCGCTTCGTCGCCGCACTGAAGGCCGGCGCCGAGCAGCTGCGGCCCGGCCGCCCGGAGGCCGAGTCGACCGGCCTGGGCCCGCTGATCAGCCAGGCGCATCGCGACAAGGTGCTGTCGTACTACCGCAAGGCGGCCGAGCTCGGCGCGACGGTCGTGACGGGTGGCGGCGTGCCCGACATGCCGGACGACCTGCGCGGCGGCGCGTGGGTGCAGCCGACGATCTGGACCGGCCTCGGCGACGATTCGCCGATCGCGCGCGACGAGATCTTCGGGCCGTGCACGCTCGTGATGCCGTTCGATTCCGAAGCCGAGGTGATCGGCCGCGCGAACGCGAATGCGTACGGGCTGTCGACCGCGATCTGGACGACCAACCTGTCGCGCGCGCATCGCGTCGCGGCGTCGATCGACGTCGGCATCGCGTGGGTCAACTCATGGTTCCTGCGCGACCTGCGTACCGCGTTCGGCGGCGCGAAGCAATCGGGCATCGGCCGCGAAGGCGGCGTGCATTCGCTCGAGTTCTACACGGAACTCCGCAACGTCTGCATCAAGCTCTGA